From the Lolium rigidum isolate FL_2022 chromosome 2, APGP_CSIRO_Lrig_0.1, whole genome shotgun sequence genome, one window contains:
- the LOC124687677 gene encoding 60S ribosomal protein L14-1-like, which translates to MPFKRFVEIGRVALVNYGKDYGRLVVIVDVVDQNRALVDAPDMVRCQINFKRLSLTDIKIDIKRVPKKATLIKAMEEADVKTKWENSSWGKKLIVQKRRASLNDFDRFKVMLAKIKRGGAIRQELAKLKKEVAA; encoded by the exons ATG CCGTTCAAGAGGTTCGTCGAGATCGGGCGGGTGGCCCTGGTGAACTACGGCAAGGACTACGGccgcctcgtggtcatcgtcgatgtcgtcgaccagaaCCGG GCGCTTGTGGATGCTCCTGATATGGTCAGGTGCCAGATCAACTTCAAGCGTCTCTCTCTGACTGACATCAAGATTGACATCAAGCGTGTCCCCAAGAAGGCAACCTTGATCAAGGCAATGGAGGAAGCTG ATGTGAAGACCAAGTGGGAGAACAGCTCGTGGGGCAAGAAGCTTATTGTCCAGAAGAGAAGAGCGTCCCTGAACGACTTTGACAGGTTCAAGGTCATGTTGGCTAAGATCAAG AGAGGTGGTGCTATCAGGCAGGAGCTTGCCAAGCTCAAGAAGGAGGTTGCTGCTTAG
- the LOC124687678 gene encoding glycolipid transfer protein 1-like, protein MAETVFTPCLEGMKHVRSETGVVLTKPFLDVCKQILPVLDKFGAAMVIVKNDIGGNITRLDNKYSSDPSKYVDLYTMVQEEVQNKTAKGSSSCTNGLLWLTRAMDFLVELFRNLLDHPDWTMSQACTDSYTKTLKKWHGWLASSSFTVAMKLAPNKDKFMEVISGTGDIKADIEKFCTTFHPFLKENHEFLASVGLDDMKAS, encoded by the exons ATGGCAGAGACAGTGTTCACTCCCTGTTTGGAAGGGATGAAGCATGTCAGGTCGGAGACCGGGGTCGTGCTCACCAAGCCCTTCCTCGATGTTTGCAAGCAGATCCTGCCTGTCTTGG ATAAATTTGGAGCTGCTATGGTAATTGTGAAGAATGATATCGGTGGTAATATCACG AGGTTGGACAATAAGTATTCTTCTGACCCATCGAAATATGTGGACTTGTACACCATGGTCCAAGAAGAAGTTCAGAATAAAACTGCAAAAGGTTCATCGAGCTGCACAAATGGACTTCTATGGCTCACGAG GGCTATGGATTTCCTTGTTGAATTATTCCGTAATCTGCTTGACCATCCAGACTGGACTATGAGTCAAGCTTGTACTGATTCATACACAAAAACTCTGAAGAAATGGCATGGCTGGCTCGCCAGTTCTAGTTTTACG GTGGCTATGAAGCTTGCACCTAATAAAGATAAATTTATGGAAGTCATAAGTGGAACGGGTGACATCAAAGCTGACATTGAGAAATTTTGCACGACCTTTCATCCTTTTCTCAAGGAGAATCACGAGTTCTTG GCAAGTGTTGGACTTGATGATATGAAGGCTTCTTAA